The genomic interval GCGGTAACCCTTTTCTGCGAGAGGCTCTGGCTTTTTATCTGAAAGACGATCGGGGCCTGAATGTTTCTGCCGACCACATCTTTATTACCCGAGGAAGCCAAATGGCGCTTTTCCTCGCGGCCAGTGCGGTTGGAGACCAGTGTTTGCGCATCGCTGTGGAAACGCCCGGCTATTCACTGGCATGGGCAGCGTTTCGCGCAAGTGGCGCTGAAGTGGTGGGCGTTCCGGTAGATCAGGAAGGCATCGATGTGGATGCTCTGGAGGATTTGGCGAGGACCGATAGGCGTGTCAGAGCGGTCTATGTTACGCCGCACCATCAGTATCCGACAACAGTGCCATTAAGCCATGCGCGCAGACTTCGTCTTCTAGAGATCGCTCGCAAGTATGACCTGGCCGTTATCGAAGATGACTACGACAACGAGTATCGGTTCGGAGGACGCCCCGTTCTGCCTTTGGCTTCCCAGTGTCAGGGCGATCTCAACTTCGTCTATATTGGCTCTCTGTCCAAGCTTATCAGTCCCGGTATTCGGCTTGGCTATGCGGTTGCCAGTCCACGGATATTGCGGCGTATGGCTGATTTTCGCGAAGCGATAGATCGTCAAGGCGATATTGCCTTGGAGCAAGCGTTAGCTGATCTGATTGCTGATGGCACTGTACGTCGGCATGCTCGCAAAGCATGCCACATTTATCATCAGAGGCGAGATAAACTCGCTGGCCTATTGCGCGCCCAATTAAGCGATTACGCTGATTTTGACATGCCGTCCGGTGGTCTGGCGATGTGGCTAAGGCTCCGTCCGGGCATTAGTGCTGAGACTTGGGCCGCGAGTGCTACGCGGGTGGGCCTTGCTGTATTGCCAGGCGTGCACTTCTCTCTCGATGTCAACAATGCGCCTGAAGCATTCCGTTTGGGGTTTGCTGCCCTTGACGATGCCGAGCTTGAACGCGGTGTCGCTCTTCTTCGCGCTTCGCTGCCGCCAGCACTCCAGGAAGAAAAAATCGAAACGCAAAAGAAAAGAGTTGAATGTATATAGGAGTCCTATATAAATAGTGCATCGGCAGGTTACGAACGGATGTGAGCCGCTTGCCAACATAGTCAGTCAATCCCGCTGACCAGGCTGCCACCTGGAAAGCTTAAACCAGGGATTGCCTCCAACCCCAGGCAGAGAGAAGGAACAAGGTCCATGAATCTGAAATATTCCACCGGCGCTGCAGCCGCCGGAACGGCATTGCTATGCCTGACAATTGCTAATGCAGGGCCAATTACGGCCAAAGCCAAGGATGATGTCACGGCGTCTTTCGACATCGTTGAAACAACAATTACAACAAAGGGCGAGAACGCAATCTTTTCCACTCGTGTTCGTGGCGAAGCTGGCAAGGATAAGCCTGATGCGACGGGCAAATTTGAAGGATCGCAAGTCTACGCCTATGTCTGGCCCACAAGCCTCGATAGTGGCGAGATAGGCTTTGACAAGAAGCAAGGCATTGTTGCGCTTGCTGTCACATTCCACCCCGATTTTGATGATGCCGCCAAAGGTGCGAAGAACCGCCACATCTGGCATCCGCATTGGGTGGTGTTGACGAAAGATCAGGCTTGCGGTGCTGGCCTCAAGGTCGTCGACATTCCAAAAGGTACAACTCCAAAAGTGCCTGAGACCTGGCCGGGCGTACCTCTGCTGATCGATAGCCCTGAATATCCAACGACATTTACGGGCGATAAGGTTGATGTGCAGATCCCGCTTAAGCTCATTAACGGCATTAAAGGCGCTTCGTTCGATGGCG from Rhizobium sp. SSA_523 carries:
- a CDS encoding PLP-dependent aminotransferase family protein — protein: MGKGTVLALEVVPKEREPIFLALARSIIAEIERGRLAPGEPLPGTRSMAKSLGLNRNTVDAAYQELLTQGWLKAAPSRGTYVARNLPDLRDAPRVARASERNIYGLASHRPSIRFSDGVPDTRLAPTVALGQAFRRAVTSPIFMSGDTYGDPRGNPFLREALAFYLKDDRGLNVSADHIFITRGSQMALFLAASAVGDQCLRIAVETPGYSLAWAAFRASGAEVVGVPVDQEGIDVDALEDLARTDRRVRAVYVTPHHQYPTTVPLSHARRLRLLEIARKYDLAVIEDDYDNEYRFGGRPVLPLASQCQGDLNFVYIGSLSKLISPGIRLGYAVASPRILRRMADFREAIDRQGDIALEQALADLIADGTVRRHARKACHIYHQRRDKLAGLLRAQLSDYADFDMPSGGLAMWLRLRPGISAETWAASATRVGLAVLPGVHFSLDVNNAPEAFRLGFAALDDAELERGVALLRASLPPALQEEKIETQKKRVECI